The Silene latifolia isolate original U9 population chromosome Y, ASM4854445v1, whole genome shotgun sequence sequence TTGCCTGCAAGTATGACGCGTGGATGCAAAGTCCTGAGCAAGGATAACCAGGGAAAAAGAGCGCATTGGTAGACTGAGCCAGGTACCAATGGTGTTCAGGAGATGCCTTGAAAACGGACAATTAAAGAAAAGATGATGGACGTCCTCAATGCTATTTTCACAAAGAGCACACCTATTAACAAAGGGCATGCCTCTTCTCATCATATTATCCATCGTAGGGAGAGCATTATGCATAACCATCATTCCAGCAAAAGAGTGCTTAGGATGACAGCCTTTTCCATGAACTAAAGAGCGCCAACTAACCTTAGGCCTTCGAGTCCTGAGATATTCATACATAAAGCTTGTATCATGCCGCATATTAGAAGAGCAACACTCAAGCAACTGAAGCGCCTGGGCAGGGGAACCAGCTATACCAATCAAGAGATCCTTTATTTTAACCACATTATTTCAGTACCATGAGTTAGTAATGTTGATGGTAGCCAACCAGAGATCACTACCCTTTAGAACATATGTGTGAACCCATCTAGACCAAATATAATGAGGTCTGTATAGCAATTTCCATACCCATTTGATCATCTGTGCATTATTCCAACTTAAGACCTCCTTTATGCCTATGCCCcctgcccccccccccccccctccctcccTCTCATATCTTAGGAGAACACAAGAGCTGACATTTCAAGAAAGTATGTTTTATGCATCCTTCATCAATCCCCTAAATGAAATCCTTACATAATTTGTTGATTCTCTTAGCAATTCTCCGGGGAAGCAACACACTAGCACCCTAGAAATTGTTTAAGCCAAAAATAATATAGTTAACCAGGAGAGTTTTACCTGCATAACTCAGGCTCTTATTAGCCCAATGCATAATTCTGGCCTTAATTTTATCCAGAAGAGATTGAAACATGTCCTGAGTAATCCTGGCATTGAATAAAGGTAGCCCCAAGTATTTGAAAGGAAACTCACTAGCACTAAAGCCAGTTTCTTCCAGAATTAAGTCTCTGATGTCAGCTGCTACCCCCACCAAAGTAGAGATCAGTTTTAGCAGAGTTATCATGAAGACCAGAGAGCTCACTAAATAATTCCAGGCAATTAGCAACTACTTTTACTGAAGGCAGGTCACCTCTAGTGAAAACAAGAAGATCATCCGCAAAAACAAGGTGTGTAAGGTTCAACTGAACACACTTTGGGTGATAAGAACAATTTGGAACTCTAAGGAGTCTTCTAAGGAGCCTAGACAGTACCTCCATACAGATAAGAAAGAGGTAGGGTGAGAGGGAATCCCCTTGTCTCAGACCGCACTTGCCAGGGAAAAACCCTTCCACCCCTCcattaataagcaaagaatattTGGGAGAATTCACACAAGCCATTATCCAGTGGACAAACTTAGGAGGGAATTTCAGCAACAACAGACTTTCTTTAAGGAAGTCCCAATTCACTGAACCAAAAGCCTTCCTTATATCAACTTTTAACAGGCACCTAGGAGTCAGATAAGCACGACCATACTTGGAAACCAACTCATAAGCCAACATACTGTTATCAAAGATGTCCCTATCAGCCACAAAGGCAGCCTGCTCAGGGCCAACAATGGTATCCAAAACTTGTTTTAATCTGTTAGCTAGAATTTTACTAACCACTTTATAGTAAGTATTACAGCAAGCTATAGGCCTGAAGTCCTTAACCGTAAGAGGGGTCTCCATTTTGGGAATCAAAACTGGCAGAGTAGTATTGGCAGCCTTAGGTAGAGTCCCTTTCTGGAAGAATTCAAGCACATTATTTCTAAAGTCCTGACCTACCACGGTCCAGGCATCGAAGAAGAAACCGGAAGTGTAGCCATCAATACCAGGACTTTTGTTCCTGTCAATGGACCTAAGAGCTTCCAGAATTTCCTGCACCCTAACTGGCTGCACCA is a genomic window containing:
- the LOC141629360 gene encoding uncharacterized protein LOC141629360 translates to MDEGLASTQLNLADMNEFSYCLDTCALVDHPTTGCHFTWNNRQGDGLRWAKLDRILVSQQWLTNLNSTTAFLTERISDHSPCLVTIAELLRECLKRIHTTSFTNLSERVATAKQKLKDCQDHLSNSPMDVSLIREEDKLLQDYLTVKRVELQALQQRAKIQYLQQNDLGTRFFYSSISARKVRNTIGCIMDQTGHLCTRTKEPVRVQEILEALRSIDRNKSPGIDGYTSGFFFDAWTVVGQDFRNNVLEFFQKGTLPKAANTTLPVLIPKMETPLTVKDFRPIACCNTYYKVVSKILANRLKQVLDTIVGPEQAAFVADRDIFDNSMLAYELVSKYGRAYLTPRCLLKVDIRKAFGSVNWDFLKESLLLLKFPPKFVHWIMACVNSPKYSLLINGGVEGFFPVSSLVFMITLLKLISTLVGVAADIRDLILEETGFSASEFPFKYLGLPLFNARITQDMFQSLLDKIKARIMHWANKSLSYAAGSPAQALQLLECCSSNMRHDTSFMYEYLRTRRPKVSWRSLVHGKGCHPKHSFAGMMVMHNALPTMDNMMRRGMPFVNRCALCENSIEDVHHLFFNCPFSRHLLNTIGTWLSLPMRSFSLVILAQDFASTRHTCRQHVGFMATIYYLWKERNDRIFKGAKSFVDTLSVKIKKAVHLRLYGSRLS